A genome region from Brassica oleracea var. oleracea cultivar TO1000 chromosome C2, BOL, whole genome shotgun sequence includes the following:
- the LOC106326943 gene encoding BAG family molecular chaperone regulator 8, chloroplastic-like, producing the protein MASRHHHACSQRHNHYNQIPLVPTSPRCCTYRDSPPCCTHSNLSPPPDNLHHPLASYLQTHQQETHFPNQTCSCNQNNVPRQQHDQVILSCLLRKIDALESSLNKFAPFHDQRRDRYSTLRDSAARVIQTHFRSYLVQRSISFRHLKELAVIKSSFLSLKSSVSGKPIFPYKVVSRKATDLLLQLDSIQGRVDPMIRSSKRSLSRDLVRFLQYVDDCVVKRYSAASVSFVGSHSKRPQGFGVVEERRVEKLRNQMGKVFVTCDEGEELDSTSDDSEEVSIDKRKSGSSKFRTGANVVKPPVRKTMVLDKNRNVYQDESVDSSEEETLVVTRDNERKQHGLKTRKMVVVKGGGGKSRVVKTVRFDEDGNVYKVYGDTPESSITEEGDDSTSGSNDGNGDKKGNENEVEEIKYVPKENEGFEEEEDETHSENEVSSSEASESNEHKQRQIQVQKGNLMVSPPLPLKMEP; encoded by the exons ATGGCATCCCGCCACCACCACGCCTGCTCACAACGCCATAACCACTACAATCAAATCCCTCTAGTCCCCACGTCTCCACGCTGCTGTACATACAGAGATTCTCCTCCCTGCTGCACTCACTCCAACCTTTCACCGCCGCCAGATAATCTCCATCACCCCCTCGCTTCTTACCTCCAAACCCATCAACAAGAAACACACTTTCCTAACCAAACCTGCTCCTGCAACCAAAACAACGTTCCACGACAACAACACGACCAAGTCATCCTGTCCTGTCTCCTCCGCAAAATCGATGCTCTCGAGTCATCTCTCAACAAGTTCGCACCTTTCCACGACCAACGCCGCGACCGATACTCCACACTGAGAGACTCCGCCGCGCGTGTCATCCAAACCCATTTCCGCTCTTACCTTGTTCAGAGATCCATCTCCTTTAGACATCTCAAGGAGCTTGCAGTGATCAAATCCAGCTTCTTGTCTCTCAAGTCTTCGGTTTCGGGCAAACCCATTTTCCCTTACAAGGTTGTTTCTCGGAAAGCTACAGACTTGCTCCTTCAACTTGATTCGATTCAG GGTAGGGTTGATCCAATGATACGGAGTAGTAAGAGATCTTTGAGCAGAGATTTGGTGAGGTTTTTGCAGTACGTTGATGATTGTGTTGTTAAAAGGTATTCTGCTGCTAGTGTGAGCTTTGTGGGTAGCCACAGCAAACGGCCTCAGGGTTTTGGTGTAGTTGAAGAGAGAAGAGTGGAGAAGTTGAGAAACCAAATGGGGAAAGTCTTTGTTACTTGTGATGAGGGTGAAGAGTTGGACTCCACTTCTGATGATAGTGAAGAAGTCTCTATTGATAAGAGAAAGAGTGGTAGCTCTAAGTTTAGAACTGGGGCCAATGTAGTGAAGCCTCCGGTTAGGAAGACCATGGTACTTGACAAGAACAGGAATGTGTATCAGGATGAGTCAGTTGATAGTAGCGAGGAAGAAACCCTTGTGGTAACCAGGGATAATGAAAGGAAGCAGCATGGTTTGAAAACTAGGAAGATGGTTGTGGTGAAGGGAGGTGGAGGGAAGAGCCGGGTGGTGAAAACTGTGAGGTTTGATGAGGATGGGAATGTGTATAAGGTTTATGGAGATACGCCGGAGTCAAGTATTACCGAGGAGGGAGATGACTCAACAAGCGGATCAAACGATGGTAATGGAGACAAGAAAGGGAATGAGAATGAAGTCGAGGAGATCAAGTATGTTCCCAAGGAAAACGAGGGCTTTGAAGAAGAAGAAGACGAAACTCATTCTGAAAATGAAGTCTCTTCTTCAGAAGCCAGTGAAAGTAATGAACACAAGCAGAGGCAGATCCAGGTTCAAAAAGGAAACTTAATGGTCTCTCCTCCATTGCCACTAAAAATGGAACCTTAA
- the LOC106326941 gene encoding alpha-glucan phosphorylase 1-like isoform X2, translated as MDTMRISAGAEKIPVKCNSLSSLVTRRWRTKTFPARIRNWRLLSVKSISSNTKTLVTDSEQASSIKHHSEFRPLFSPEKFELPKAFFATAQSVRDALIVNWNSTYECYNRVNPKQAYYLSMEFLQGRALLNAVGNLGLTGAYGDALKSLGFELESVAGQEPDPALGNGGLGRLASCFLDSMATLNYPAWGYGLRYKYGLFKQIITKDGQEEAAEDWLELSNPWEIVRNDVSYPVKFYGKVVFGSDGRKRWIGGEDVVAVAYDVPIPGYKTKTTINLRLWSTKAPSGDFDLSLYNSGKHTEAAEALFNAEKICYVLYPGDESDEGKALRLKQQYTLCSASLQDIVARFETRSGGSVNWEEFPEKVAVQMNDTHPTLCIPELMRILMDLKGLSWEDAWKITQRTVAYTNHTVLPEALEKWSLELMEKLLPRHVEIIEKIDEELVGTIVSEYGTADPDLLKEKLNAMRILENVELPSAFADVIVKPESKPVIAEKTIDLSEDAKEDAQTDVIVKPESKPVIAEKTIDLSEDAKEDAQTDVKKEVEEEETAGVIAEVIPEPPKMVRMANLAVVGGHAVNGVAEIHSEIVKTDVFNDFVKLWPDKFQNKTNGVTPRRWIRFCNPYLSDIITNWIGTEDWVLNTEKLAELRKFADDEDLQSEWRAAKKKNKLKVVSLIKERTGYTVSPDAMFDIQIKRIHEYKRQLLNILGIVYRYKKMKEMSASEREKAFVPRVCIFGGKAFATYVQAKRIVKFITDVGSTINHDPEIGDLLKVIFVPDYNVSVAELLIPASELSQHISTAGMEASGTSNMKFSMNGCILIGTLDGANVEIREEVGEENFFLFGAKADEIADLRKERAEGKFVPDPSFEEVKQFVRSGVFGSNKYDELIGSLEGNEGFGRADYFLVGKDFPSYVECQEKVDKAYRDQKRWTRMSILNTAGSSKFSSDRTIHEYAEDIWNIKQVELP; from the exons ATGGATACGATGCGAATCTCCGCCGGAGCTGAGAAGATTCCGGTGAAATGCAACTCCCTGTCGAGCCTCGTCACTCGTCGCTGGAGAACGAAGACGTTCCCGGCGAGGATCAGAAACTGGCGACTTTTATCGGTGAAATCTATCTCCAGCAATACCAAGACTCTAGTCACCGATTCCGAACAAG CCTCGAGCATCAAGCACCACTCTGAGTTCAGGCCTCTGTTCTCTCCCGAGAAGTTCGAGCTGCCTAAGGCTTTCTTCGCCACCGCACAGAGCGTCAGAGACGCTCTGATCGTGAACTGGAACTCTACTTATGAGTGTTACAACAGAGTGAATCCGAAACAGGCTTACTATCTGTCTATGGAGTTTCTGCAG GGTAGAGCCTTGTTGAATGCAGTTGGTAACCTCGGCCTCACTGGTGCTTACGGTGATGCTTTGAAGAGTCTTGGCTTTGAATTAGAAAGTGTAGCTGGTCAG GAGCCAGATCCTGCACTTGGGAACGGTGGACTCGGGAGGCTCGCCTCGTGCTTTTTGGACTCCATGGCTACTCTGAACTATCCGGCGTGGGGTTATGGACTTAGGTACAAGTACGGATTGTTCAAACAGATAATCACTAAAGATGGTCAGGAGGAAGCTGCAGAAGACTGGCTTGAG CTAAGCAATCCTTGGGAGATAGTCAGAAACGATGTCTCGTATCCAGTAAAGTTCTATGGGAAAGTGGTTTTTGGATCAGATGGTAGGAAACGGTGGATTGGTGGTGAAGACGTTGTGGCCGTTGCTTATGATGTTCCTATCCCTGGCTATAAAACCAAGACTACTATCAATCTACGGCTCTGGTCAACAAAGGCCCCTTCAGGAGATTTTGATTTGTCTTTGTATAACTCTGGCAAGCACACTGAGGCAGCAGAAGCTCTATTCAACGCTGAAAAG ATTTGCTACGTGCTTTATCCTGGAGATGAGTCAGATGAAGGAAAGGCTCTTAGGCTGAAGCAACAGTACACTCTGTGCTCAGCCTCGCTTCAAGATATCGTAGCACGGTTTGAGACGAGGTCTGGAGGGAGTGTTAACTGGGAAGAGTTTCCAGAGAAGGTTGCGGTGCAGATGAATGACACTCACCCAACCCTATGCATTCCTGAGCTTATGAGGATTCTAATGGATTTGAAAGGACTTAGCTGGGAGGACGCTTGGAAAATCACACAGAG GACTGTGGCATACACAAACCATACAGTCTTGCCTGAGGCATTGGAGAAGTGGAGTTTAGAACTAATGGAGAAATTGCTCCCTCGTCATGTAGAGATTATCGAAAAGATTGATGAGGAG CTAGTGGGCACAATTGTTTCCGAGTATGGCACCGCAGATCCTGACTTGCTCAAGGAGAAACTGAACGCAATGAGGATATTAGAAAACGTCGAGTTGCCTTCTGCCTTTGCAGATGTGATTGTAAAGCCAGAGAGCAAACCAGTTATTGCAGAAAAGACCATAGACCTGTCGGAAGATGCTAAAGAAGATGCTCAAACTGATGTGATTGTAAAGCCAGAGAGCAAACCAGTTATTGCAGAAAAGACCATAGACCTGTCAGAAGATGCTAAAGAAGATGCTCAAACTGATGTGAAAAAGGAAGTAGAAGAGGAAGAAACTGCTGGCGTCATAGCGGAAGTTATCCCAGAACCACCAAAGATGGTCCGTATGGCCAACCTTGCTGTTGTGGGTGGTCATGCTGTAAATGGGGTTGCAGAGATACACAGTGAAATAGTGAAAACGGATGTTTTTAATGATTTCGTTAAG TTGTGGCCGGATAAATTTCAGAATAAAACAAACGGAGTAACACCAAGGCGGTGGATTCGTTTCTGCAACCCGTACTTAAGTGATATTATAACTAACTGGATAGGCACAGAAGACTGGGTCTTGAATACTGAAAAGCTTGCGGAACTAAGAAAG TTTGCAGATGATGAAGATCTTCAATCTGAGTGGAGGGCAGCAAAGAAGAAGAACAAGTTGAAGGTTGTATCACTAATCAAGGAAAGAACTGGATATACTGTCAGCCCGGATGCAATGTTCGACATTCAG ATCAAGCGTATCCACGAGTACAAGCGACAACTGCTTAACATCTTGGGAATAGTTTACCGTTACAAAAAGATGAAGGAGATGAGTGCTAGTGAGAGGGAGAAGGCATTTGTTCCAAGAGTTTGCATATTTGGGGGAAAGGCATTCGCTACATATGTACAAGCTAAGAGGATTGTGAAATTCATCACAGATGTTGGGTCTACAATTAACCATGATCCAGAAATAGGTGACTTGCTTAAG GTTATCTTTGTTCCTGATTACAATGTCAGTGTTGCTGAATTGCTCATTCCAGCAAGCGAGCTTTCTCAGCACATCAG TACCGCTGGGATGGAAGCGAGTGGGACAAGCAACATGAAGTTTTCTATGAACGGTTGCATTTTGATTGGAACCTTGGATGGGGCGAATGTCGAGATCAGAGAAGAAGTTGGTGAAGAGAACTTCTTCCTCTTTGGTGCCAAAGCTGATGAGATTGCAGACCTGAGGAAAGAGAGAGCAGAGGGAAAG TTTGTTCCAGATCCTAGTTTTGAAGAAGTCAAGCAATTCGTTAGAAGCGGTGTCTTTGGCTCAAACAAATACGATGAACTGATTGGCTCTCTGGAAGGAAACGAAGGCTTTGGAAGAGCTGATTACTTCCTTGTTGGCAAAGACTTTCCTAGCTACGTTGAATGCCAAGAAAAAGTTGACAAGGCATACCGTGACCAGAAA AGATGGACGAGAATGTCAATCTTGAACACTGCAGGTTCATCCAAGTTTAGCAGTGATCGGACGATCCACGAATATGCCGAAGACATATGGAATATTAAACAAGTGGAACTTCCATGA
- the LOC106326941 gene encoding alpha-glucan phosphorylase 1-like isoform X1 has protein sequence MDTMRISAGAEKIPVKCNSLSSLVTRRWRTKTFPARIRNWRLLSVKSISSNTKTLVTDSEQVASSIKHHSEFRPLFSPEKFELPKAFFATAQSVRDALIVNWNSTYECYNRVNPKQAYYLSMEFLQGRALLNAVGNLGLTGAYGDALKSLGFELESVAGQEPDPALGNGGLGRLASCFLDSMATLNYPAWGYGLRYKYGLFKQIITKDGQEEAAEDWLELSNPWEIVRNDVSYPVKFYGKVVFGSDGRKRWIGGEDVVAVAYDVPIPGYKTKTTINLRLWSTKAPSGDFDLSLYNSGKHTEAAEALFNAEKICYVLYPGDESDEGKALRLKQQYTLCSASLQDIVARFETRSGGSVNWEEFPEKVAVQMNDTHPTLCIPELMRILMDLKGLSWEDAWKITQRTVAYTNHTVLPEALEKWSLELMEKLLPRHVEIIEKIDEELVGTIVSEYGTADPDLLKEKLNAMRILENVELPSAFADVIVKPESKPVIAEKTIDLSEDAKEDAQTDVIVKPESKPVIAEKTIDLSEDAKEDAQTDVKKEVEEEETAGVIAEVIPEPPKMVRMANLAVVGGHAVNGVAEIHSEIVKTDVFNDFVKLWPDKFQNKTNGVTPRRWIRFCNPYLSDIITNWIGTEDWVLNTEKLAELRKFADDEDLQSEWRAAKKKNKLKVVSLIKERTGYTVSPDAMFDIQIKRIHEYKRQLLNILGIVYRYKKMKEMSASEREKAFVPRVCIFGGKAFATYVQAKRIVKFITDVGSTINHDPEIGDLLKVIFVPDYNVSVAELLIPASELSQHISTAGMEASGTSNMKFSMNGCILIGTLDGANVEIREEVGEENFFLFGAKADEIADLRKERAEGKFVPDPSFEEVKQFVRSGVFGSNKYDELIGSLEGNEGFGRADYFLVGKDFPSYVECQEKVDKAYRDQKRWTRMSILNTAGSSKFSSDRTIHEYAEDIWNIKQVELP, from the exons ATGGATACGATGCGAATCTCCGCCGGAGCTGAGAAGATTCCGGTGAAATGCAACTCCCTGTCGAGCCTCGTCACTCGTCGCTGGAGAACGAAGACGTTCCCGGCGAGGATCAGAAACTGGCGACTTTTATCGGTGAAATCTATCTCCAGCAATACCAAGACTCTAGTCACCGATTCCGAACAAG TAGCCTCGAGCATCAAGCACCACTCTGAGTTCAGGCCTCTGTTCTCTCCCGAGAAGTTCGAGCTGCCTAAGGCTTTCTTCGCCACCGCACAGAGCGTCAGAGACGCTCTGATCGTGAACTGGAACTCTACTTATGAGTGTTACAACAGAGTGAATCCGAAACAGGCTTACTATCTGTCTATGGAGTTTCTGCAG GGTAGAGCCTTGTTGAATGCAGTTGGTAACCTCGGCCTCACTGGTGCTTACGGTGATGCTTTGAAGAGTCTTGGCTTTGAATTAGAAAGTGTAGCTGGTCAG GAGCCAGATCCTGCACTTGGGAACGGTGGACTCGGGAGGCTCGCCTCGTGCTTTTTGGACTCCATGGCTACTCTGAACTATCCGGCGTGGGGTTATGGACTTAGGTACAAGTACGGATTGTTCAAACAGATAATCACTAAAGATGGTCAGGAGGAAGCTGCAGAAGACTGGCTTGAG CTAAGCAATCCTTGGGAGATAGTCAGAAACGATGTCTCGTATCCAGTAAAGTTCTATGGGAAAGTGGTTTTTGGATCAGATGGTAGGAAACGGTGGATTGGTGGTGAAGACGTTGTGGCCGTTGCTTATGATGTTCCTATCCCTGGCTATAAAACCAAGACTACTATCAATCTACGGCTCTGGTCAACAAAGGCCCCTTCAGGAGATTTTGATTTGTCTTTGTATAACTCTGGCAAGCACACTGAGGCAGCAGAAGCTCTATTCAACGCTGAAAAG ATTTGCTACGTGCTTTATCCTGGAGATGAGTCAGATGAAGGAAAGGCTCTTAGGCTGAAGCAACAGTACACTCTGTGCTCAGCCTCGCTTCAAGATATCGTAGCACGGTTTGAGACGAGGTCTGGAGGGAGTGTTAACTGGGAAGAGTTTCCAGAGAAGGTTGCGGTGCAGATGAATGACACTCACCCAACCCTATGCATTCCTGAGCTTATGAGGATTCTAATGGATTTGAAAGGACTTAGCTGGGAGGACGCTTGGAAAATCACACAGAG GACTGTGGCATACACAAACCATACAGTCTTGCCTGAGGCATTGGAGAAGTGGAGTTTAGAACTAATGGAGAAATTGCTCCCTCGTCATGTAGAGATTATCGAAAAGATTGATGAGGAG CTAGTGGGCACAATTGTTTCCGAGTATGGCACCGCAGATCCTGACTTGCTCAAGGAGAAACTGAACGCAATGAGGATATTAGAAAACGTCGAGTTGCCTTCTGCCTTTGCAGATGTGATTGTAAAGCCAGAGAGCAAACCAGTTATTGCAGAAAAGACCATAGACCTGTCGGAAGATGCTAAAGAAGATGCTCAAACTGATGTGATTGTAAAGCCAGAGAGCAAACCAGTTATTGCAGAAAAGACCATAGACCTGTCAGAAGATGCTAAAGAAGATGCTCAAACTGATGTGAAAAAGGAAGTAGAAGAGGAAGAAACTGCTGGCGTCATAGCGGAAGTTATCCCAGAACCACCAAAGATGGTCCGTATGGCCAACCTTGCTGTTGTGGGTGGTCATGCTGTAAATGGGGTTGCAGAGATACACAGTGAAATAGTGAAAACGGATGTTTTTAATGATTTCGTTAAG TTGTGGCCGGATAAATTTCAGAATAAAACAAACGGAGTAACACCAAGGCGGTGGATTCGTTTCTGCAACCCGTACTTAAGTGATATTATAACTAACTGGATAGGCACAGAAGACTGGGTCTTGAATACTGAAAAGCTTGCGGAACTAAGAAAG TTTGCAGATGATGAAGATCTTCAATCTGAGTGGAGGGCAGCAAAGAAGAAGAACAAGTTGAAGGTTGTATCACTAATCAAGGAAAGAACTGGATATACTGTCAGCCCGGATGCAATGTTCGACATTCAG ATCAAGCGTATCCACGAGTACAAGCGACAACTGCTTAACATCTTGGGAATAGTTTACCGTTACAAAAAGATGAAGGAGATGAGTGCTAGTGAGAGGGAGAAGGCATTTGTTCCAAGAGTTTGCATATTTGGGGGAAAGGCATTCGCTACATATGTACAAGCTAAGAGGATTGTGAAATTCATCACAGATGTTGGGTCTACAATTAACCATGATCCAGAAATAGGTGACTTGCTTAAG GTTATCTTTGTTCCTGATTACAATGTCAGTGTTGCTGAATTGCTCATTCCAGCAAGCGAGCTTTCTCAGCACATCAG TACCGCTGGGATGGAAGCGAGTGGGACAAGCAACATGAAGTTTTCTATGAACGGTTGCATTTTGATTGGAACCTTGGATGGGGCGAATGTCGAGATCAGAGAAGAAGTTGGTGAAGAGAACTTCTTCCTCTTTGGTGCCAAAGCTGATGAGATTGCAGACCTGAGGAAAGAGAGAGCAGAGGGAAAG TTTGTTCCAGATCCTAGTTTTGAAGAAGTCAAGCAATTCGTTAGAAGCGGTGTCTTTGGCTCAAACAAATACGATGAACTGATTGGCTCTCTGGAAGGAAACGAAGGCTTTGGAAGAGCTGATTACTTCCTTGTTGGCAAAGACTTTCCTAGCTACGTTGAATGCCAAGAAAAAGTTGACAAGGCATACCGTGACCAGAAA AGATGGACGAGAATGTCAATCTTGAACACTGCAGGTTCATCCAAGTTTAGCAGTGATCGGACGATCCACGAATATGCCGAAGACATATGGAATATTAAACAAGTGGAACTTCCATGA